The bacterium genome contains the following window.
TCGAGAATTGCACGTTGTAGGCCGGGCGAAAACCACCGTCGCCCATCTTCATCTTTCGCGCCTCGGGATCGGTCGTCGATGTGCGGGCACCCTCCTTGGAACCCGTCTGCCGCGACTCCTTCTGTGCTTCCAGCTTGGCCATCTCTTCCAATGCCTGCTGCAATCGCGCGGCCTTTTCCCGCACGGCCCGCTGGCGAGCCGCCTCTTGCCGACGATGGCTCGCCGCAGGAGCGGCTTCCTCCAGTTCGGCCTGCAAGGCTTCTACGTGGGCCTTCGCTTCGGTGTAACATTCCTCCAACGTGGCACGACGGCGGAAGGAAGAACTGCCGGCACTGGCCCGCACCCGCATCCCGTCCTGAGCCACGCGATTCAATTCGATCAGGCCCGCCGACAACAGCGAGGCCACGCTCTCGGTCAGCAATTGGCTGAGCAACTCGGCATGCTGCGTGCGGAAGTCCGCCAAGGTATGGTAGTTGACCGAGACCCCACCACAGAGCCAACGGTAAGCGTGATGGTGGATGCAAAGTTTGTCCAGTCGCCGGGCGCTGCCCACGCCGTCGATTGTCGCGTAAAGCCAAAGCGACATGAGAATCTTCGGATCGATGGGACTGCGTCCCGGCTGCCCCTCGACGGCGGCGATCCGTGTATAAAGCGGCGCAAGGTTCATTTTACCCACGAATTCCCAGACGGA
Protein-coding sequences here:
- a CDS encoding IS1182 family transposase translates to MEWLPMALDDLIPKDHEARSVWEFVGKMNLAPLYTRIAAVEGQPGRSPIDPKILMSLWLYATIDGVGSARRLDKLCIHHHAYRWLCGGVSVNYHTLADFRTQHAELLSQLLTESVASLLSAGLIELNRVAQDGMRVRASAGSSSFRRRATLEECYTEAKAHVEALQAELEEAAPAASHRRQEAARQRAVREKAARLQQALEEMAKLEAQKESRQTGSKEGARTSTTDPEARKMKMGDGGFRPAYNVQFSTTTDTQVIVGVDVTNSGNDGGQMAPMNEQIHDRYGKSPEETLVDGGFSTLKDIETLTTSEHGTTVYAPVKDEEKKRKQGEDPFAPRPGDTPAIAAWRRRMGTEEAKEIYKERAATAECVNAIARNRNLWFIRVRGLVKARAIALWYALAHNLRRALVLRTDARKLSSQAAS